A region of the Gemmatimonadota bacterium genome:
CTTGCCGGGAGCGGCGAGAGCGCGGCAATGAGCTTGGCCAATCCGAAGCCGGCCGCGATCCCGAACGACGCCCCGATGATCGCCAGCGTCGTCGACTCGGCAATGAACTGCGACATGATGTCGGCGCGCTTGGCGCCTAACGCCTTGCGCACCCCGATCTCGCGCGTCCGCTCGGCCACGGCGACGAGCATGATGTTCATGATGACGATGGAGCCTACCAGCAACCCGATGGCCGGGAGGGCGATTCCGGCGAGCACGAGGAAGCCCTGGATCTTCTTCCAGAAGGCGAGCGCCGCGTCGGCGGTCTGCATCGAGAAGTCGTCGGACTGCCCCGGGCGCAGCTTGTGGCGCGTCCGCATGACCTGCCGCACGAGCTCCATCGTCCCCGCCAGCTGCGTCTCCGACGAGGCCTGGATGGTCATCCCGTCGATCACCTTGAAGCGATTGACCAGGCGATGGGCCGGCGTCTTGTAGGGGACGATCAGGAACTTGTCCATGGAGATGCCGAAGGCACTCCCCTGCTTCTCGGCCACCCCGATCACAGTGTACGGGATGTTGCCGATGCGGATCTCGCGGCCGATGGGGGAGACGCCGGGAAAGAAGTGATTCTTCGTCTCTTCGCCGATGACCGCCACCGGCGTCCCCATGTCGTACTCCTGCGGGGAGGGGAGACGCCCTTCCTGGACGCCCAGGTTCCGGATCTCGAACCACTGCCCGTCCACGCACTGCACCAGCACCTTGCGTGGGTTGGCGTAGCGCGACTCCACCGAGAGGGCATCGGTCCCCTCGTAGGCCCATTTCACATCCGGCGGGAGCACCGCCGCCACCGGCAGGATGTCGTCCTCGGTGATGCGCGGGCGGGCGCGCCACGCGCGCCATTCGGATTCGTCGACGTCGCCCATGTTGATGTTGGGCTGGCGACGCAGCTGGAACGAGTTCTTGGTGATGATCTTGCCGACCAGATCATCCTCCATGTACTTCCCCATTCCGTCGACGATCGAGACGACCGCGATGAGGAAGGTCACGCCGATGGCCACTCCCAGCAGCGTGAAGAAGCTCTTGAGCTTCTGCGCGCGAATCTGGGCGAGTGCCAGGCGGATGGCTTCGAGATAGGACATGGCGGGTCGTACGGCCCCCTGACGATCGGGGTTTCGCCCCCCGTCCCTGGCCGTTCTCCGGTCCATCCCAGCAGCGGGGCGCGACGCCCCCCTGCGTCCCGTCCCTAGGTGCAGATCCCCACGCGGTGCCCCGCGAAGCGGCGCGCGGTGAACTCCTGCACCATGAAACCGGCCAGGTCGCCGGTGGGAAGCGCCGTGGGGTGATCGGGCATCACGTCGGCCGCGACCCGATATACCCCGGTCGCCTCGGCGTCGGGAATATCAGGGGGACAGACGTACGTCCACTCGAGCGACGACGTGCGCATCGCCTCCCACGCCGCCCGATGTTCGGCTGAGACCAGCCGAAAGACCGCGGGAAAGCCGGGTTGTTCGCTGCGGAGCCCGGGGCCGGTGGTGGAGTCGAGCACGCCACCACCGCCAACGGCGAGCAAGCGCCCTCCTCCAGACGTCTCCAGCGCGGCCACGATGTTCCGGATCCCCTGCGAGCGCGTGGTGCCGGGATCGGCGGTGGTGCCGGCGCCTAACGCCGCGAGCGCTCCATCACAAGCGGCGAGCACCTGCGCCACCGCCGCCGGATCGAGCACGTCGCCGGCGACGACGGTGAGTCCTGGTTGCGCGGCGACGCGCGACGGATCTCGCGCCAGCGCCCGCACCGTGTGCCCCGCCGCCAGCGCCGCGGCAACGAGGCGTTTCCCGGTACGACCGGTGGCGCCGAAGATGGCAATCGTGCTCACGCGCGCACCGGTGCGGATGGGATGTCAGGCAAGTGGCGGCTGCTCTCTACTTGTAGATCCAGAACGGCTTGGTTTTGGCCTCGTACTCCTTGGCCTCGCGCTCCATGATCGGGAGCAGCGCCTCCACGCCGCCGTCCTTCTCCACCGCCTCGCGCACGCGCGGGCCGCCGGCCAGTCGATCGATCGACGCCGTGCGCCACTGGAACTCCTTCGGATGGCGCTTGTAGATCTCGCGCAGGAGCATCAGCCCCACCTGCTGCGGCTTCACTGCGTCACGATCGCTCACCACCATCACGATCACCGGGACCGTCATCCCGCCGTGCTTGTACCCCTGCTCCACTGTCTGCGACGTGGAGTCGAAGACGATGCCGGGGAGCTTCATCGCGTTGAGCGCCTTGGCAATCGCGCCGGCATCGGTGAGGTAGGGGGCGCCGACCATCTGGAAGGGCTGCGTCATCCCGCGCCCCTCGTTGATGTTGGTCCCTTCGAAGTAGCAGGTCCCCGTGTACAGCAGCGCCGCATCACCCGAGCGAATGTTGGGCGACGGATTCACCCAGCCCAGCCCCGTCTCGTTCCACCACATGTTGCGGCGGTAGTTCTGCATCGGGACGACGGTGAGGTCGGCCTTGAGCTGACCCGACCCCACGAGGTACTGGGCCAGCTCGCCAATCGTGAGCCCGTAGCGCGTCGACACCGGATACCAGCCGACGAACGATCGGTACTTGGGGTCGAGCACGTTCCCCTCGAAGATGTCGGCGCGCACGAGGTTGGGGCGATCGAGCAGGATGAACTTCTTCCCCTTCGCCGCCTCGGCGCTCAGCGTCATCGTCCACTGGTAGGTATAGAAGCGCGCGCCGAGTTCCTGGATGTCGAAGATCAGGACGTCGACGTCCTTGAGCATCTCTGGCGTGGGGACGCGCGTCTCGCCGTAGAGCGAGTAGACCGGGACGCCGGTCGCCGAATCCACCGTCGAGGCAATGTGATCGCCCGCGCGCGCGACGCCGCGAATGCCGTGTTCGGGTCCATACAGCGCCGTGAGCTTGACCCCCGGTGTGCTGTACAGGATGTCGATCGTCGTCTTGCCGGCCGGGCCGAGCCCCGTGTGGTTGGTGATGAGGCCGACGCGCTTCCCCTTGATGAGGTGGATCGAGTCGGTGACGAGGACTTCGATCCCGGTGCGCACGCGCTGGGCGTGGACCGGTGCGGGGGTGACGACGGAGAAGGCGCTCGCCCCGAGGGCGAGGGCCGAGATGGCGTGGCGCAGCACGGGAAGTCGCATCATGAGGGCGGTACGTGGCGGAGCGTGGGGGGACGGAGTGTGACGATCTTACCCCGCGGTCGGGCGAGTGTCACGTCGAGGATACGCTGCGGAGGGGCGCGGCGCTGGGCGGTGTGGAGCGAGACGAGCGCCGAGCGACCTTCCCGCTACGTTCGCGCCTCAATGACGAGATCAAGGCGGAAGCGGTTCCTCGCGCGGTGCCGCAGTCACTCTTGCAGGGCGAACGCAACGATCCAGTCGCCAGGTGCTCCGATTCCACTCCGTCCGCCTGCGGCCACCACGACGTACTGCTTCCCGTCGAGTACGTAGGTCATCGGTGATGCCTGCCCACCCGCCGGCAACTGATGCTCCCACAGCTGAGCGCCGCTGTCTACGTCCAAAGCACGGAACTTTCCGTCCTGCGATGCCGCAATGAAGACCACACCGCCAGCAGTGACAAGCGGCCCACCGAAACTGAGTGAACCCCAAGCACGATGCTGCGGATATTGTGAGAGCCACGGCACCGTACCGAGCGGACGCTGCCAAGCCACTCGAGCGTCGCGTGCCCCGAAGTCTATCGCCATGAGCAGGCTCCACGGTGGCGGGGAGCAGGGCGTCCCCGACGGCGCGATCAATGGCACACGCGTGGCAACATACGGCGAACCGACTTGGCTCAGCTCCTCGCCGATTCCCGATGGTGCGTAGCGCTCGGTACTCTCACTCCTTTGATGGAGTCGCACAGCCATTGCCACCCGCTTGAGTGCGATGACGAGACGCTGTCGTTCCTGATCCCACGCCAAGCCATCCCAGTTGATGCCACCCCCATGGGCCCGGCCACTGGAGCGTGCCCCGAGTCGAAGGAGGTGTGAAGATTCCGTCGTTGCGCAGCGCCGCGGCAGCTGCACGGCAAAACGAACGTTCCTCATCCGTGACACCGAACATCGAGTCCGGAGAAAGCCCCACTCCCAGAAGCGGCGGTGGATAGACAGGAAATGGTTGTGTGGGCCACGCAGCCTCTCCTAGCACATCGCTTGAGGGGACGGGACGCTCCTCCACCGCGATAACTGGAACGCCGGTCTCGCGATTCAGGACGAATATCATGCCGCTCTTGGTCCCTACGATTACCACAGGGACTCGGCCGGCATCGCGCGACAGCTCCGCCAGAATCGGCTGCGCTGCCACGTCGTAGTCCCAGAGGTCGTGGTGAACGACCTGAAAGGACCACGCGACCTCTCCGGTGCTCGCACGGAGCGCGACGACCGAATTGGCGTAGTCGTTCCGGCCGCTGCGATTCCCTCCGAAGAAGTCGGGTGCAGCGCTTGCTGTCGGCAGGAACACCAGCGCTCGCTCAGTGTCAACGGTTGCCAATGACCAGACATTACCGCCGATGACGTCCTTCGCGTCGTCGGCGTGCCAATGTCTCCAGGACTTCGCGGCTGGACCTCGCGGGATTGGGTCGAAGC
Encoded here:
- a CDS encoding ABC transporter permease, whose translation is MSYLEAIRLALAQIRAQKLKSFFTLLGVAIGVTFLIAVVSIVDGMGKYMEDDLVGKIITKNSFQLRRQPNINMGDVDESEWRAWRARPRITEDDILPVAAVLPPDVKWAYEGTDALSVESRYANPRKVLVQCVDGQWFEIRNLGVQEGRLPSPQEYDMGTPVAVIGEETKNHFFPGVSPIGREIRIGNIPYTVIGVAEKQGSAFGISMDKFLIVPYKTPAHRLVNRFKVIDGMTIQASSETQLAGTMELVRQVMRTRHKLRPGQSDDFSMQTADAALAFWKKIQGFLVLAGIALPAIGLLVGSIVIMNIMLVAVAERTREIGVRKALGAKRADIMSQFIAESTTLAIIGASFGIAAGFGLAKLIAALSPLPASVAPWSVILGVTVGAGVGIISGVYPASRASRLDPVAALRQE
- a CDS encoding SDR family oxidoreductase; the protein is MSTIAIFGATGRTGKRLVAAALAAGHTVRALARDPSRVAAQPGLTVVAGDVLDPAAVAQVLAACDGALAALGAGTTADPGTTRSQGIRNIVAALETSGGGRLLAVGGGGVLDSTTGPGLRSEQPGFPAVFRLVSAEHRAAWEAMRTSSLEWTYVCPPDIPDAEATGVYRVAADVMPDHPTALPTGDLAGFMVQEFTARRFAGHRVGICT
- a CDS encoding DUF1343 domain-containing protein gives rise to the protein MMRLPVLRHAISALALGASAFSVVTPAPVHAQRVRTGIEVLVTDSIHLIKGKRVGLITNHTGLGPAGKTTIDILYSTPGVKLTALYGPEHGIRGVARAGDHIASTVDSATGVPVYSLYGETRVPTPEMLKDVDVLIFDIQELGARFYTYQWTMTLSAEAAKGKKFILLDRPNLVRADIFEGNVLDPKYRSFVGWYPVSTRYGLTIGELAQYLVGSGQLKADLTVVPMQNYRRNMWWNETGLGWVNPSPNIRSGDAALLYTGTCYFEGTNINEGRGMTQPFQMVGAPYLTDAGAIAKALNAMKLPGIVFDSTSQTVEQGYKHGGMTVPVIVMVVSDRDAVKPQQVGLMLLREIYKRHPKEFQWRTASIDRLAGGPRVREAVEKDGGVEALLPIMEREAKEYEAKTKPFWIYK
- a CDS encoding PQQ-binding-like beta-propeller repeat protein translates to MAIDFGARDARVAWQRPLGTVPWLSQYPQHRAWGSLSFGGPLVTAGGVVFIAASQDGKFRALDVDSGAQLWEHQLPAGGQASPMTYVLDGKQYVVVAAGGRSGIGAPGDWIVAFALQE
- a CDS encoding PQQ-binding-like beta-propeller repeat protein, whose product is MIALDPSSGAIRWTFDPRIARSESNPEGFVARGVAVWDDSLVTKTSPCATRVFVTTLDARLIALDGVSGLRCEGFGRNGEVDLTYGAGILGADAARVNLAVTSPPAIVQDLVIVGSAVRETLGIGAASGVVRAYDARRGTVRWSFDPIPRGPAAKSWRHWHADDAKDVIGGNVWSLATVDTERALVFLPTASAAPDFFGGNRSGRNDYANSVVALRASTGEVAWSFQVVHHDLWDYDVAAQPILAELSRDAGRVPVVIVGTKSGMIFVLNRETGVPVIAVEERPVPSSDVLGEAAWPTQPFPVYPPPLLGVGLSPDSMFGVTDEERSFCRAAAAALRNDGIFTPPSTRGTLQWPGPWGWHQLGWLGVGSGTTASRHRTQAGGNGCATPSKE